A genome region from Roseofilum capinflatum BLCC-M114 includes the following:
- the tadA gene encoding tRNA adenosine(34) deaminase TadA, whose product MTRALELAQTAGEAGEVPVGAVILDSEGQLLAEGANQKEGDRDPTAHAEIVAIRAACDRLNSWNLQGCTLYVTLEPCPMCAGAIIHSRLHQLVYAVDDPKTGAIRTVLNLPDSPASNHRLQVLSGILESPCRHQLQSWFAQRRP is encoded by the coding sequence ATGACTCGCGCCCTTGAGTTAGCACAAACCGCAGGAGAAGCTGGGGAAGTGCCCGTAGGCGCGGTCATTCTCGATAGTGAGGGACAGTTGCTGGCAGAAGGCGCAAACCAGAAAGAAGGCGATCGCGATCCCACTGCCCATGCTGAGATCGTCGCCATCCGTGCAGCCTGCGATCGCCTCAACTCCTGGAACTTACAAGGCTGTACCCTCTACGTCACCCTCGAACCTTGCCCCATGTGTGCCGGAGCCATCATCCACTCCCGGTTACACCAGCTTGTCTATGCCGTCGATGACCCCAAAACCGGAGCCATTCGCACCGTCTTAAATTTACCCGACAGCCCCGCCTCTAACCACCGTCTTCAGGTCTTATCGGGAATTCTCGAATCTCCCTGTCGCCACCAGTTACAATCCTGGTTTGCCCAACGAAGACCCTAA
- the grxC gene encoding glutaredoxin 3 produces MLDFLNSWLGRPSEKIKANVEIYTWQTCPFCIRAKLLLGWKGVSYTEYKIDGDEAARSQMAERAQGRRSVPQIFINDRHIGGCDELYALDRQGQLNPLLTQ; encoded by the coding sequence ATGCTCGATTTCCTCAATTCTTGGTTAGGTCGTCCGTCAGAAAAGATTAAGGCAAACGTAGAAATTTACACTTGGCAGACCTGCCCGTTCTGTATCCGCGCCAAACTCTTATTGGGGTGGAAAGGAGTTTCTTATACTGAATATAAAATTGATGGGGATGAAGCCGCTCGAAGCCAAATGGCAGAACGCGCTCAAGGACGGCGATCGGTTCCGCAAATTTTTATTAACGATCGCCACATCGGAGGCTGTGATGAGTTGTATGCTCTAGACCGACAAGGACAACTCAATCCCCTACTTACCCAATAA
- a CDS encoding DASH family cryptochrome encodes MSQKPILLWYRTDLRSHDHQPLTQALKTGAVVIPVYCFDARWLKNTHFGFPKMGVFRAKFLLESVENLRQTLRDLGSDLIIRQGLPENVITELAITLNASAVYYHQEVTAEEKLVETKLHKALSQHQISTQGFWGATLYHIEDLPWAIAEIPEVFTPYRKEVEKRSRVRPTFSTPDTLPPLPHLDPGHLPTLEEWGLEHPRSDPRAVLFFRGGEKAGLQRIQDYIWQGNHLKHYKQTRNQMLGADGSSKFSPWLTLGCLSPRLIYQEVQNYELERVKNESTYWLIFELMWRDYFRFICTKHGNKIFYASGLQGLSFPWKQDWQQFERWQQGQTGFPLIDANMRELAATGFMSNRGRQNVASFLTKNLGMDWRMGAEWFESCLIDYDPCSNWGNWNYVAGVGNDRRGFRYFNIAKQSQEYDPKGQYVKHWLPELASVPPTKIHQPWKLLAVEQKQFGVQMGVDYPLPMVDLSESVQMNRHIYEITKS; translated from the coding sequence ATGAGCCAAAAACCGATCCTTCTTTGGTATCGTACCGATCTGCGATCGCACGATCATCAACCCCTAACCCAAGCCCTAAAAACCGGCGCTGTGGTGATTCCGGTCTATTGTTTTGATGCTCGTTGGTTGAAAAACACCCATTTTGGCTTTCCCAAGATGGGTGTTTTTCGCGCTAAATTTCTTCTGGAAAGTGTGGAAAATCTGCGTCAAACCTTAAGGGATCTCGGTAGCGACTTAATTATCCGTCAAGGGTTACCGGAAAACGTCATTACTGAGTTAGCCATAACCTTAAACGCAAGTGCTGTTTACTATCATCAGGAAGTAACAGCCGAAGAAAAGTTAGTCGAAACGAAACTCCACAAAGCCTTAAGCCAGCATCAGATTAGCACCCAAGGGTTTTGGGGGGCTACCCTCTATCATATTGAGGATTTGCCTTGGGCGATCGCCGAAATTCCCGAAGTTTTCACCCCCTATCGCAAAGAAGTCGAAAAACGCTCTAGGGTGCGCCCTACTTTCTCCACTCCCGATACCCTTCCCCCCTTACCCCATCTCGATCCCGGCCATCTTCCCACCTTAGAAGAATGGGGACTCGAACACCCCCGATCTGACCCACGAGCCGTTTTATTTTTCCGGGGCGGAGAAAAAGCAGGATTACAACGGATACAAGATTATATTTGGCAGGGCAATCATCTAAAACATTACAAACAAACTCGCAATCAAATGTTAGGGGCCGATGGTTCTTCTAAGTTTTCTCCCTGGTTAACTTTGGGTTGTCTATCTCCCCGTTTAATTTACCAAGAAGTCCAAAATTATGAATTGGAACGAGTTAAAAATGAATCTACTTATTGGCTCATTTTTGAACTCATGTGGCGAGATTATTTTCGCTTCATTTGTACCAAACATGGGAATAAAATTTTTTATGCTTCTGGACTGCAAGGATTATCTTTTCCTTGGAAACAAGATTGGCAGCAATTTGAACGCTGGCAACAGGGGCAAACTGGATTTCCTTTAATTGATGCCAACATGAGAGAATTAGCCGCGACTGGGTTTATGTCAAATCGCGGTCGGCAAAACGTCGCCAGTTTTCTGACCAAAAATTTGGGCATGGATTGGCGTATGGGTGCAGAATGGTTTGAATCCTGCTTAATTGACTACGACCCCTGTAGTAATTGGGGGAACTGGAATTATGTGGCGGGAGTAGGGAACGATCGCCGAGGCTTTCGCTATTTTAATATTGCTAAACAATCCCAAGAGTATGACCCCAAAGGACAATATGTCAAGCATTGGTTACCGGAACTAGCAAGTGTTCCACCGACTAAAATTCATCAACCTTGGAAGTTGTTAGCGGTGGAACAAAAACAGTTTGGCGTGCAGATGGGGGTAGATTATCCTTTACCGATGGTAGATTTAAGTGAATCGGTACAAATGAATCGTCATATTTATGAAATCACAAAATCCTAG
- a CDS encoding TM2 domain-containing protein — MNKVSTSYILWFLGMFGANGIHRLYNGKIATGLLWCCTFGLFGIGQFIDLIFIPNMVDEYNLKYRAKHGLSPAGVPLDRQTIPCQVVDVTEKQVPEPAKVKVVKAAAARGGQISVTQAVVDTGLDFHEVESLLIEMLKKGYATVDNHPQTGVVLYRFEEL; from the coding sequence ATGAATAAGGTTAGTACAAGCTACATCCTCTGGTTCCTTGGCATGTTTGGAGCCAACGGTATCCATCGCCTCTATAATGGCAAGATCGCTACAGGACTCCTTTGGTGTTGCACCTTTGGCCTGTTTGGGATCGGTCAATTTATTGACTTAATCTTTATTCCAAACATGGTTGATGAATATAACCTCAAATATCGGGCCAAACATGGCTTATCCCCCGCAGGTGTACCACTGGATCGTCAGACCATTCCCTGTCAAGTCGTGGACGTAACCGAAAAACAAGTGCCAGAACCAGCTAAGGTAAAAGTGGTTAAAGCTGCGGCTGCACGAGGAGGACAGATTTCAGTTACCCAAGCCGTGGTAGATACGGGTTTAGATTTTCATGAGGTGGAAAGCCTGTTAATCGAGATGCTCAAAAAAGGGTATGCTACCGTAGATAATCATCCACAGACCGGGGTCGTTTTGTACCGATTTGAGGAACTTTAA
- a CDS encoding vWA domain-containing protein: MVKKATKFVLYNLAGEAKAYYRVDRQPLSQKQENSTGEAAIAHSIIAIDRSGSMYHDINPLKETLIKLLTLEEYTHSQLLITLISYSSQGNLISHFQRVPIQEVMKLNSSYLQEIQNIRVSGATCISQALQLATELIQPDELTAITLHSDGYANHPNVRSEVATLEQICQNLNQSNVFLNTIAYSRSSDFKLLSRLANLVSGTCVQAGSVKQVYDALYNTSKLLGEAVTEAIEEPLFKEYDYQIFLSRTAHKLNGNAGKLKILGLKPDDDGIFYKYQKLTQAEFEQLTDIPLAQTDESLFAFAKAQLIDGNLNQAKYALVSTFDATLSQRHGKAITNSQLVELSQDLDKAIYQPQSLAEHQILSAVPVNKNLPILELIQLFETHKDQIILNLKHLQDHYQRRGVKRVPGQRDADGNLVKPWLTTEYVDGGEYVQMGSFDINRNTATINLLITRPVKLVKVEDKTPITEVAGILLNELKSYNNYTLVGDGQLNVESLKVKFSNPKVFKVFKEQNLLSNADSFDGNTEYEIELTPLPIVPIASDYTQVQGIFSRLAVLRVLSSLFSAHLKEVSDTYSPDQVAALKEHYLSKSLYLNFPTTTEYSDLEEALNTGKVDSRVSYKIELGNCEILNLGQLHSANKFLDRFYEVYDRETGEKLDKPTFDQTLDRAVIFGHKTRSKRTKVTKVDDLMKPIFDEFLGLEKNGSMTDILNQLGASDLVGLLEKKWQDQAVETEQFVEALSGGLAKVNQALETLYRDNISPLVFHIGATGLIPDELDAVAYTADELAAKSGDLKFSKSEKEGMFFEVGDLILSVYPKTEYYSVS, from the coding sequence ATGGTTAAGAAGGCTACTAAATTTGTCCTCTACAACCTAGCTGGTGAGGCAAAAGCTTATTATCGGGTCGATCGCCAACCGTTAAGCCAGAAGCAAGAGAACTCGACAGGGGAAGCGGCGATCGCCCATAGTATCATTGCGATCGATCGCTCCGGCTCCATGTACCATGACATCAACCCCCTGAAAGAAACCCTGATTAAGCTGCTTACCCTAGAAGAATACACCCACAGCCAACTGCTGATTACCCTCATTTCTTATTCTTCCCAAGGAAATTTAATCTCTCACTTCCAGCGCGTCCCCATTCAAGAGGTGATGAAGCTCAATTCTTCCTATCTTCAGGAGATTCAAAACATTAGGGTTTCCGGTGCAACCTGCATTTCTCAAGCGCTGCAACTGGCAACCGAGTTAATTCAACCCGATGAGTTGACGGCTATTACTCTGCATAGTGATGGGTATGCCAACCATCCTAACGTGCGATCGGAAGTCGCAACCCTAGAGCAAATTTGTCAGAACCTCAACCAGAGTAATGTTTTTCTGAACACGATCGCCTATTCTCGCAGTTCTGACTTTAAGCTGCTCTCCCGTTTAGCCAACCTGGTATCTGGAACCTGCGTGCAAGCGGGGAGTGTGAAACAGGTCTATGATGCACTGTATAACACTTCCAAGCTTTTGGGAGAGGCTGTCACTGAAGCGATCGAAGAACCCCTCTTCAAAGAATACGACTATCAAATCTTCCTCTCCCGCACAGCTCACAAGCTCAATGGCAACGCTGGAAAACTGAAAATTTTGGGACTCAAACCAGACGATGATGGCATTTTCTATAAATATCAAAAACTCACCCAAGCTGAATTTGAGCAACTCACCGACATTCCCCTGGCTCAAACCGATGAATCCCTTTTTGCCTTCGCCAAAGCGCAACTCATTGACGGCAACTTAAATCAGGCCAAATATGCCCTCGTCAGCACCTTTGATGCCACCTTATCCCAGCGTCACGGCAAAGCGATCACCAATAGTCAACTGGTCGAACTGTCCCAAGATTTAGACAAAGCCATCTATCAACCCCAGAGTTTAGCCGAACATCAGATCCTCTCAGCAGTTCCAGTCAATAAAAACCTACCCATTTTAGAACTCATTCAGCTCTTCGAGACCCACAAAGACCAAATTATTCTTAATCTTAAACACCTCCAAGATCATTATCAACGGCGGGGAGTCAAGCGCGTTCCTGGCCAGCGAGATGCTGATGGCAACCTGGTTAAACCTTGGCTGACCACTGAATATGTGGATGGGGGCGAATATGTGCAAATGGGGTCATTTGACATTAACCGCAATACTGCCACCATCAATTTACTCATTACCCGTCCGGTGAAATTAGTCAAAGTGGAGGACAAAACCCCCATTACTGAAGTTGCTGGAATTCTGCTCAATGAGTTGAAATCTTACAACAACTATACTTTGGTGGGAGATGGCCAGTTAAATGTTGAGAGCTTAAAGGTGAAATTTAGTAACCCCAAAGTCTTTAAGGTCTTCAAAGAACAGAATTTACTCTCCAATGCCGACTCATTTGATGGGAATACAGAATATGAAATTGAGTTAACCCCATTGCCCATTGTGCCCATAGCATCCGATTATACTCAAGTGCAGGGGATTTTTTCTCGCTTGGCGGTTCTGCGAGTATTATCGAGTCTCTTTTCTGCCCATCTGAAAGAGGTTTCAGATACCTATAGCCCGGATCAGGTCGCGGCTCTGAAGGAGCATTATTTATCTAAGAGTTTGTATCTAAACTTTCCCACGACTACCGAATATTCTGATTTAGAAGAAGCCTTGAACACGGGTAAAGTCGATTCGCGGGTGAGTTATAAAATTGAGTTGGGCAATTGTGAAATCCTCAATTTAGGTCAATTGCATTCAGCGAATAAGTTTTTAGACCGGTTTTATGAGGTTTACGATCGGGAAACTGGGGAAAAGCTGGATAAACCGACGTTCGATCAAACTCTAGACCGGGCGGTGATATTTGGTCATAAAACCCGATCGAAGCGGACAAAAGTGACCAAGGTTGATGACTTGATGAAACCCATTTTTGATGAATTCTTGGGATTGGAGAAAAACGGCAGCATGACCGATATTTTGAATCAGTTGGGTGCATCCGATTTAGTCGGCTTGCTGGAGAAAAAATGGCAAGATCAGGCCGTTGAGACAGAGCAGTTTGTGGAAGCCTTAAGTGGAGGATTGGCTAAGGTGAATCAAGCGTTAGAAACCCTTTATCGTGACAATATTTCTCCGTTAGTGTTTCATATTGGCGCAACGGGACTGATTCCTGATGAGTTAGATGCTGTTGCCTATACTGCGGATGAATTGGCTGCTAAATCGGGAGATTTGAAGTTTTCCAAGTCGGAAAAAGAGGGCATGTTTTTTGAAGTGGGAGATCTGATTCTCAGCGTTTATCCTAAGACTGAGTATTATAGCGTATCTTAA
- a CDS encoding flavin-containing monooxygenase has product MNQSTLDFTEKNSTSNQNNACLEVLIIGAGISGLCIGIKLKKAGINGFKIFEKASNLGGTWHHNTYPGCGCDVPSVLYSFSFEPKYDWTLNYPKQKEILSYLEDCADKYKITEHICLNTQISGAVFDPETNIWTVSTQTGEEFQTRVLVSACGQLNEPKIPKIEGLETFQGNQFHSARWNHDYDLNDKTVAVIGTGSSAVQFLPIIAEQVKKLIVFHRSANWVIPKFDRQFNQFDHWLFKTFPITSRIYRWFIYLYFEFFLITVNLQKDGLVGKIAAIWLNTYRKMKVKKESLKTVLKPKDPVLCKRFLLSNNYYETLQRSNVEVVSSPIQGIREHSIVTQDGSLYDIDALIWATGFESTQFLASLNIVGKEGKSLHQQWKNGAQAYKGVMVPDFPNFFMLYGPNTNLGSNSIIFMIECQSRYILSCIQMMHQNKISGLEVKPDIYAKFNQKLQENAAKTVWMNSCSSWYKTADGKLTNNWPYSSVRYWLTTLKANLQEFNTL; this is encoded by the coding sequence ATGAATCAATCTACTCTTGACTTCACAGAAAAAAACTCTACTTCTAATCAAAATAATGCTTGTTTAGAAGTCCTGATTATTGGTGCGGGGATTTCTGGGTTATGTATAGGAATCAAGCTCAAAAAAGCCGGAATTAATGGCTTCAAAATATTTGAGAAAGCCTCTAATCTGGGGGGGACTTGGCATCATAATACCTATCCGGGGTGTGGCTGTGATGTGCCCTCGGTTTTATATTCCTTTTCCTTTGAACCTAAATATGACTGGACGCTCAACTATCCCAAGCAAAAAGAAATTTTAAGCTATTTAGAAGACTGTGCAGACAAATATAAAATTACTGAGCATATCTGCTTGAATACTCAAATTTCAGGAGCGGTTTTTGATCCAGAAACCAATATCTGGACAGTTTCAACCCAGACTGGAGAAGAATTTCAAACTCGCGTCCTGGTTAGTGCTTGTGGACAGCTCAACGAACCGAAAATCCCCAAAATAGAAGGGTTAGAAACGTTTCAGGGAAATCAATTTCATTCCGCTCGCTGGAATCATGATTATGATTTGAACGATAAAACCGTTGCGGTAATTGGAACTGGTTCTAGTGCCGTCCAGTTTCTGCCGATTATTGCCGAACAAGTGAAAAAGCTAATTGTTTTTCACCGCAGTGCCAATTGGGTGATTCCCAAATTCGATCGCCAGTTCAATCAGTTCGATCATTGGCTGTTCAAAACTTTTCCTATTACTAGCCGGATCTATCGATGGTTTATTTATCTTTATTTTGAGTTTTTCTTGATTACCGTCAATCTTCAGAAAGATGGCTTAGTCGGTAAGATAGCGGCAATTTGGCTCAATACCTATCGCAAAATGAAGGTTAAAAAAGAGAGCTTAAAGACGGTGCTTAAACCTAAAGATCCGGTTCTCTGTAAACGATTCTTGCTGTCTAACAACTATTATGAAACCCTACAACGTTCTAATGTAGAAGTCGTATCGAGTCCTATTCAAGGGATTAGGGAACATTCAATTGTCACTCAAGACGGTTCCCTCTATGATATTGATGCCCTGATTTGGGCAACCGGATTTGAGTCTACCCAGTTTCTAGCTTCCCTGAACATTGTCGGTAAAGAGGGCAAAAGTTTACACCAGCAATGGAAAAATGGCGCTCAAGCCTACAAAGGAGTGATGGTTCCTGATTTTCCCAACTTCTTTATGCTGTATGGCCCGAATACTAACTTGGGTTCCAATTCGATCATTTTTATGATTGAATGCCAGAGCCGGTATATTCTTTCTTGTATCCAAATGATGCATCAAAATAAGATATCGGGTTTAGAGGTTAAACCCGATATTTATGCTAAATTCAATCAGAAACTGCAAGAAAATGCGGCTAAAACTGTGTGGATGAATAGTTGTTCTAGTTGGTATAAAACGGCTGATGGCAAACTGACCAATAACTGGCCGTACTCCTCGGTGCGCTATTGGCTCACCACCCTGAAGGCTAATTTACAAGAGTTTAATACATTGTAA
- a CDS encoding phthiocerol/phthiodiolone dimycocerosyl transferase family protein: protein MNYDRPLFSDERGLALMNQYSGGFAIAGIFGLKGNVNPESLRRSLDFLQSSYPRINCRIVGDLKNPEFKQEGTQPIPLELIEESDSLSWRDVVFKEVNTPFPRDKYLLKCFLVSAQDSTETHYLITIINHSISDGLSFMRMNDLILKYYAEAEKGLPLEQPDLKFPEGNQAIPWQTRGYKAVFSSLMAWIRQQMMVRSHGIQKMTPDQNIPVKDRQGNFVHRCIDLDLSKKLYSRCKQEKAKLNGAASAAMLLAVAQEIPKKGGKDWSLSCQSYVDLRSKTSPRIKDEYMAVMTSSVFSFHRVNEQTSLWQLAQDIDQQIQSQVETGDFKKYPMILGKLIELSLPAPESSTQTLSITNGGRVRVKKNYGDLAVETVSMFPHITVYGNLIVMSMYKFRDQLNLTFSFSYPSLSLERVNRIADRVVGILQDAVT, encoded by the coding sequence ATGAACTACGATCGCCCATTATTTTCTGATGAGCGTGGACTCGCTCTGATGAATCAGTATTCCGGAGGATTTGCCATTGCTGGAATTTTTGGATTGAAGGGGAACGTCAACCCAGAGAGCTTGCGGCGATCGCTCGATTTTCTTCAATCCTCCTATCCTCGCATTAACTGTCGGATTGTTGGAGATTTAAAAAACCCTGAATTTAAGCAAGAAGGGACGCAACCCATCCCCCTAGAACTGATTGAAGAATCCGACAGCTTATCCTGGCGAGATGTCGTATTCAAAGAAGTGAACACCCCTTTTCCACGGGACAAATATTTACTCAAATGCTTCTTGGTTTCCGCTCAAGATTCCACCGAGACCCATTATTTAATTACCATCATTAATCATAGTATTTCCGATGGTCTCTCATTCATGCGGATGAATGATTTGATCCTCAAATACTATGCAGAAGCCGAAAAGGGGTTACCCTTAGAACAACCCGACCTTAAATTTCCCGAAGGCAATCAAGCTATTCCTTGGCAAACTCGCGGTTACAAAGCAGTGTTTTCCAGTCTTATGGCTTGGATCAGGCAGCAAATGATGGTCAGATCCCATGGCATTCAAAAAATGACCCCGGATCAAAACATTCCCGTTAAAGACAGACAAGGAAACTTTGTCCATCGTTGTATTGACCTAGACTTAAGCAAAAAACTCTATAGCCGGTGTAAACAAGAAAAAGCCAAGCTCAATGGAGCAGCATCAGCCGCCATGTTACTCGCGGTTGCCCAGGAAATTCCTAAAAAAGGGGGAAAAGATTGGAGTTTATCCTGTCAATCCTATGTCGATTTAAGGTCGAAGACCAGTCCCCGGATCAAAGATGAATATATGGCAGTGATGACTTCTTCTGTCTTTTCGTTTCATCGGGTGAATGAACAGACTTCGTTGTGGCAATTAGCCCAGGATATCGATCAACAAATTCAAAGTCAAGTGGAAACCGGAGACTTCAAAAAATATCCCATGATTTTAGGGAAACTGATTGAATTATCCTTACCCGCTCCAGAAAGTTCCACTCAAACCCTATCGATTACGAATGGGGGTAGAGTGCGAGTGAAGAAAAATTATGGGGATTTAGCCGTCGAAACCGTTTCTATGTTTCCTCATATCACGGTTTATGGGAATTTAATTGTGATGTCCATGTATAAATTCCGAGACCAACTCAACTTAACCTTCTCTTTTTCTTATCCTTCTCTGAGTCTAGAACGGGTTAATCGAATTGCCGATCGCGTCGTAGGCATTCTCCAGGATGCCGTCACCTAG
- a CDS encoding DUF6816 family protein, translating into MKRLFRGFWVTVLLWMAIATPVWAGPLGDRLQQFPQWHSKPPVVAATGDLVYPDWMEGTWRVTSTLEEMVAPLAPDLVTPGFEGNRQYLHQPIDFEVRFQPASEWVLPFQGEGWSWGNALDQIFNPIVADREFNGSHIASAYLGEGVLRSVKVDPDNPNRQIIRLSSDQQLISIVTGRATETPSDDQFISTEVAQQIFRSQGQIYLNEVETTTAYHRLTETEEVEAEQITAIYLSPQDPNYFRALSTPVGLYRYQLVLSPMEE; encoded by the coding sequence ATGAAACGGCTCTTTAGGGGGTTTTGGGTGACGGTTTTGCTCTGGATGGCGATCGCCACTCCAGTTTGGGCAGGCCCTTTGGGCGATCGCCTCCAGCAGTTTCCCCAGTGGCACAGTAAACCCCCCGTGGTGGCAGCCACAGGCGATTTAGTCTATCCGGACTGGATGGAAGGCACTTGGCGAGTCACCAGTACCCTAGAGGAGATGGTAGCCCCCTTAGCGCCGGATTTGGTCACCCCTGGTTTTGAAGGGAATCGACAATATTTACATCAACCCATAGACTTTGAGGTACGCTTTCAACCCGCGAGTGAGTGGGTATTGCCGTTCCAGGGTGAGGGTTGGTCATGGGGAAACGCTTTGGATCAGATTTTTAACCCCATTGTGGCGGATCGGGAGTTTAATGGCTCCCATATCGCCAGTGCCTATTTAGGGGAAGGGGTGCTGCGATCGGTTAAAGTCGATCCAGACAATCCCAATCGGCAAATTATCCGCTTGAGTTCCGATCAACAACTAATCTCCATCGTCACTGGAAGAGCTACGGAAACCCCCAGCGACGATCAGTTTATCAGTACAGAAGTGGCTCAACAGATCTTTCGCAGCCAAGGACAAATTTATCTCAACGAAGTAGAAACCACCACCGCTTACCATCGGTTAACCGAGACCGAGGAAGTAGAAGCCGAGCAAATTACTGCCATCTATCTCTCCCCCCAAGATCCCAACTATTTCCGCGCCCTCTCTACTCCGGTGGGATTATACCGCTATCAGTTAGTTTTATCACCGATGGAGGAGTGA